Proteins encoded together in one Synechococcus sp. BL107 window:
- a CDS encoding pentapeptide repeat-containing protein, with product MVCLWVSPSAAVALDTSAGFGLQDRALFQETVDYTLTNQSNGDFRGQNLANTSFAGATGRGADFRDAILHGAILTQGAFAEADFRGADLSDALMDRADFVASDLRDAVLIGVIASGSSFSKALIEGADFTDALLDRDDQRRLCRDADGINPTTGVSTFDSLGC from the coding sequence ATGGTGTGTCTTTGGGTTTCGCCCAGCGCCGCCGTCGCCCTCGACACCTCCGCCGGTTTTGGATTGCAAGATCGTGCCCTGTTCCAGGAAACGGTCGATTACACCCTCACCAACCAAAGCAACGGGGATTTTCGAGGTCAAAACCTGGCCAACACCTCGTTTGCTGGAGCGACAGGCCGGGGGGCCGATTTTCGCGACGCAATCCTCCATGGCGCAATCCTCACGCAGGGGGCTTTTGCTGAGGCGGACTTCCGAGGCGCCGACCTATCCGATGCCCTGATGGACCGTGCCGATTTCGTAGCCTCTGATCTACGAGATGCCGTCCTGATTGGGGTGATCGCTTCAGGCAGCAGTTTCAGCAAAGCCCTGATTGAAGGCGCCGATTTCACGGACGCCTTGCTGGATCGTGATGACCAACGACGGCTGTGCCGCGATGCCGATGGCATCAATCCAACCACCGGCGTATCCACCTTCGACAGCTTGGGGTGCTGA